A stretch of the Streptomyces sp. NBC_00078 genome encodes the following:
- a CDS encoding Na+/H+ antiporter — protein MDQLALLFVLLLGALVSVPVGDRFGLPAPVLMTLLGIVLAVLDFVPNVDVPPDLILPLLLPPLLYAAVRRTSWRQFAANLRPIFLLAVALVFVTTVCVAAVAHAIVPGLPVAAAVALGALVAPPDPVAATAVAGQLGLPRRLVSILEGEGLFNDVTAIVLYHVAIAAAVSGEFHPGRAALDLVLSGVVAVAIGVALGWGANKLLDLLDDPTLQIGLTLLVPYASYVLAEELHGSGVLAVLMTALFLAEYANDADDVMTRLAGHTFWNVVDTLVTGVAFGLIGLELHNAIRTAAGRWGEMLGWAGVIVAVVVVVRLVYLLPATWLTKRLHARRDHDEDIPMTWRETVVMWWSGMRGVASVALALAIPLRTDEGSVFPDRDEIVFIAFGVIMGTLVLQGLTLPWLVKRLGVRADTEREKDFEKALAVRAARAAKQRLREIEEGEELPEELSEQMLRRAFDIGVRISPDMGDEERREAHEHRARRLKRVRRIQGEMLSAARHEVLAARSEPGADPEIVDRVLRHLDVRSLR, from the coding sequence GTGGATCAGCTGGCCCTGTTGTTCGTGCTGTTGCTCGGGGCCCTGGTGAGTGTCCCGGTCGGGGATCGCTTCGGGCTTCCGGCGCCGGTGCTGATGACTCTGCTGGGGATCGTCCTCGCCGTACTCGACTTCGTGCCGAACGTCGACGTCCCGCCCGATCTGATCCTGCCCCTGCTGCTCCCGCCGCTGCTGTACGCGGCGGTGCGGCGGACGTCCTGGCGGCAGTTCGCGGCCAACCTGCGGCCGATCTTCCTGCTGGCCGTGGCGCTGGTGTTCGTCACCACCGTGTGCGTGGCCGCCGTCGCGCACGCGATCGTGCCGGGGCTGCCCGTCGCCGCCGCCGTGGCGCTCGGCGCTCTGGTCGCCCCGCCGGACCCGGTCGCGGCGACCGCGGTCGCGGGCCAGCTCGGGCTGCCGCGTCGCCTGGTGTCCATCCTGGAGGGCGAGGGGCTGTTCAACGACGTCACGGCGATCGTGCTCTACCACGTGGCGATCGCCGCCGCCGTCAGCGGCGAGTTCCATCCGGGGCGGGCCGCCCTCGACCTGGTGCTCTCCGGCGTGGTGGCGGTGGCGATCGGGGTCGCGCTCGGCTGGGGCGCCAACAAGCTGCTCGATCTGCTCGACGACCCGACCCTGCAGATCGGGCTGACGCTCCTGGTGCCGTACGCCTCGTATGTGCTCGCGGAGGAGCTGCACGGGTCCGGCGTGCTCGCCGTGCTGATGACCGCGCTGTTCCTCGCCGAGTACGCCAACGACGCCGACGACGTGATGACGCGGCTGGCCGGGCACACCTTCTGGAACGTGGTCGACACGCTCGTCACGGGCGTCGCGTTCGGGCTGATCGGCCTCGAACTGCACAACGCGATCCGGACGGCGGCCGGGCGGTGGGGCGAGATGCTCGGCTGGGCGGGGGTGATCGTGGCCGTGGTGGTCGTCGTACGGCTGGTGTACCTGCTGCCGGCGACCTGGCTCACCAAGCGGCTGCACGCCAGACGGGACCACGACGAGGACATCCCGATGACCTGGCGGGAGACCGTCGTGATGTGGTGGTCGGGGATGCGGGGCGTGGCCTCGGTGGCGCTGGCGCTGGCGATTCCGCTCAGGACCGACGAGGGGTCGGTCTTCCCGGACCGGGACGAGATCGTGTTCATCGCCTTCGGGGTGATCATGGGCACGCTGGTGCTGCAGGGGCTCACTCTGCCGTGGCTGGTGAAGCGGCTCGGGGTGCGGGCCGACACCGAGCGGGAGAAGGACTTCGAGAAGGCGCTCGCCGTCCGGGCGGCCCGGGCGGCCAAGCAGCGGCTGAGGGAGATCGAGGAGGGCGAGGAGCTGCCGGAGGAGCTGTCCGAGCAGATGCTGCGGCGGGCCTTCGACATCGGGGTGCGGATCAGCCCGGACATGGGCGACGAGGAGCGGCGGGAGGCGCATGAGCACCGGGCGCGCCGGCTGAAGCGGGTGCGGCGGATCCAGGGCGAGATGCTGAGCGCCGCGCGGCACGAGGTGCTGGCGGCGCGCAGCGAGCCCGGAGCGGACCCGGAGATCGTGGACCGGGTGCTGCGCCATCTCGACGTGCGCAGTCTGCGGTGA
- a CDS encoding GNAT family N-acetyltransferase, with product MSPHAYVLRVAEDPADQEMCFAVRKEVFVGEQGVPEDIEYDAYDAVAVHVLAVRADGVPLGTGRLLHGERAAAKTDGDLTVGSLGRLAVTQQARGLGIGAALVRAVEDAARARGLAAVDLHAQTHALGFYERLGYEAYGPEYPEAGIPHRAMRRAL from the coding sequence ATGAGCCCGCACGCGTACGTGCTGCGCGTCGCCGAGGACCCCGCCGACCAGGAGATGTGCTTCGCGGTCCGCAAGGAGGTCTTCGTCGGCGAGCAGGGCGTGCCCGAGGACATCGAGTACGACGCGTACGACGCCGTGGCGGTGCATGTGCTGGCCGTGCGGGCGGACGGGGTGCCGCTCGGCACCGGGCGGCTGCTGCACGGGGAGCGGGCCGCGGCGAAGACCGACGGCGACCTGACGGTGGGTTCGCTCGGGCGGCTCGCGGTGACGCAGCAGGCGCGCGGGCTCGGCATCGGGGCGGCGCTGGTGCGCGCCGTCGAGGACGCTGCACGCGCGCGTGGGCTCGCAGCGGTGGATCTGCACGCGCAGACGCATGCGCTCGGCTTCTACGAGCGGCTCGGCTACGAGGCGTACGGACCGGAGTACCCGGAGGCGGGCATCCCGCACCGGGCGATGCGGCGCGCCCTGTAA
- a CDS encoding RluA family pseudouridine synthase, with protein MSTVPEIRTLPVPDGLEGERVDAAISRMFGFSRTKAAELAAAGKVSVDGSVVGKSERVHGGAWLEVEMPQAPAPVQIVAEPVEGMEIAYDDDDVVVIVKPVGVAAHPSPGWTGPTVIGGLAAAGYRISTSGAAERQGIVHRLDVGTSGLMAVAKSERAYTSLKRQFKERTVDKRYHTLVQGHPDPTSGTIDAPIGRHPNHDYKWAVTAEGKPSVTHYDLIEAFRAASLLDVKLETGRTHQIRVHMAAHRHPCVGDLTYGADPTLAKRLFLTRQWLHAVRLGFEHPGDGQWVEFESDYPADLQKALDQVREETYG; from the coding sequence GTGAGCACCGTTCCCGAGATCCGTACCCTGCCCGTGCCCGACGGCCTGGAGGGCGAGCGCGTCGACGCCGCCATCTCCCGCATGTTCGGCTTCTCCCGGACGAAGGCCGCCGAACTCGCCGCGGCGGGGAAGGTCTCGGTCGACGGCTCGGTGGTCGGGAAGTCCGAGCGGGTGCACGGTGGGGCCTGGCTCGAGGTCGAGATGCCGCAGGCGCCCGCGCCGGTGCAGATCGTCGCGGAGCCGGTCGAGGGCATGGAGATCGCGTACGACGACGATGACGTGGTCGTGATCGTCAAGCCGGTCGGTGTCGCCGCCCACCCCAGCCCCGGCTGGACCGGGCCGACCGTCATCGGCGGTCTCGCCGCGGCCGGCTACCGCATCTCCACCTCCGGTGCCGCCGAGCGCCAGGGCATCGTGCACCGGCTCGACGTCGGCACGTCCGGCCTGATGGCCGTGGCCAAGTCCGAGCGCGCGTACACGTCGCTCAAGCGCCAGTTCAAGGAGCGCACGGTCGACAAGCGCTACCACACGCTCGTGCAGGGCCACCCGGACCCGACCAGTGGCACCATCGACGCCCCCATCGGCCGCCACCCCAACCACGACTACAAGTGGGCGGTCACGGCCGAAGGCAAGCCGTCCGTCACGCACTACGACCTCATCGAGGCATTCCGCGCGGCCTCCCTGCTCGACGTGAAGCTGGAGACCGGCCGCACCCACCAGATCCGTGTGCACATGGCCGCCCACCGCCACCCCTGCGTCGGCGACCTGACGTACGGCGCCGACCCGACGCTCGCCAAGCGGCTGTTCCTGACCCGGCAGTGGCTGCACGCGGTGCGGCTCGGCTTCGAGCACCCCGGCGACGGACAGTGGGTCGAGTTCGAGAGCGACTATCCGGCGGACCTGCAGAAGGCCCTGGACCAGGTTCGCGAGGAGACATACGGATGA